A single region of the Aeromicrobium chenweiae genome encodes:
- the pknB gene encoding Stk1 family PASTA domain-containing Ser/Thr kinase, with protein MTESGDETIRLGDRYELGGLLGRGGMADVRVGRDLRLGRTVAVKQLRSDLSADDTFQARFRREAQSSAALNHPSIVAVYDTGESIDKHGSHVPYIVMEYVEGQTLRDILRGAENGRKILPERALSITADVLSALDYSHRSGIIHRDIKPANVMLTPSGQVKVMDFGIARAIADTSSAMTQTAAVIGTAQYLSPEQARGETVDARSDIYSTGCLLYELLTGRPPFVGDSPVSVAYQHVREEARPPSQLNPDVSEDIDRIVAKALAKRVEDRYQSAADMRKDIERVLAGLPVDAPTAATAVVPGGTAVAPAAPVLPPPSNGTDPEDDEDEDRRGTWWAVAAIVGVIAAAILGVLWLTGAFDSDEKPTPQKAVVDVRGQSVPDATTVLENAGFVVGDTTEQSSSDVDEGDVIETDPRAGTKVDEGSTVSLIVSSGPDQVEIPNLVRYSYSDAKALLEGKGLTVKKETQDSTEAKDTVLNTNPPAGTPVDVGSSVTLIVSKGQVEVPNVVGMDVEDAKSALEDVGLKSQVTEDPNSTSPENQITAQSVGGGTMVSPGSTIRLTVSTNRGDGGGDEPTTPGGDTDEPPTPGDGDTNGGVFGD; from the coding sequence ATGACCGAATCCGGCGACGAGACCATACGCCTGGGCGACCGCTACGAGCTGGGCGGACTGCTCGGCCGTGGCGGCATGGCCGACGTGCGCGTGGGCCGTGACCTCCGCCTGGGTCGTACGGTCGCGGTCAAGCAGCTGCGCAGCGACCTGTCTGCGGACGACACGTTCCAGGCCAGGTTCCGGCGCGAGGCCCAGTCGTCGGCCGCGCTGAACCACCCGTCGATCGTCGCGGTCTACGACACCGGCGAGTCGATCGACAAGCACGGCAGCCACGTGCCGTACATCGTCATGGAGTACGTCGAGGGGCAGACCCTGCGCGACATCCTCCGGGGCGCCGAGAACGGCCGCAAGATCCTGCCCGAGCGCGCCCTGTCCATCACTGCCGACGTGCTCAGCGCCCTGGACTACAGCCACCGTTCCGGCATCATCCACCGCGACATCAAGCCGGCCAACGTCATGCTGACCCCGTCCGGCCAGGTCAAGGTCATGGACTTCGGCATCGCCCGCGCGATCGCCGACACGTCCTCGGCCATGACCCAGACCGCCGCCGTCATCGGCACCGCGCAGTACCTCTCCCCGGAGCAGGCCCGCGGCGAGACCGTCGACGCCCGCAGCGACATCTACTCCACCGGCTGCCTGCTGTACGAGCTGCTGACCGGCCGTCCGCCGTTCGTCGGCGACAGCCCGGTCTCCGTGGCGTATCAGCACGTCCGCGAGGAGGCCCGTCCGCCGTCGCAGCTGAACCCCGACGTCAGCGAGGACATCGACCGCATCGTGGCCAAGGCGCTCGCCAAGCGCGTCGAGGACCGCTACCAGAGCGCGGCCGACATGCGAAAGGACATCGAGCGCGTCCTGGCCGGCCTTCCGGTCGACGCACCCACCGCGGCGACCGCGGTCGTCCCGGGCGGGACCGCCGTGGCGCCTGCCGCACCGGTCCTGCCGCCGCCCAGCAACGGCACCGACCCGGAGGACGACGAGGACGAGGACCGTCGCGGCACGTGGTGGGCGGTCGCGGCCATCGTCGGCGTCATCGCCGCAGCGATCCTCGGCGTCCTGTGGCTGACCGGCGCGTTCGACAGCGACGAGAAGCCCACGCCCCAGAAGGCGGTCGTCGACGTCCGCGGCCAGAGCGTCCCGGATGCCACGACGGTGCTGGAGAACGCGGGCTTCGTCGTCGGCGACACCACCGAGCAGTCCAGCTCGGACGTCGACGAGGGCGACGTCATCGAGACGGACCCGCGCGCCGGCACCAAGGTCGACGAGGGCTCGACGGTGAGCCTCATCGTCAGCTCCGGTCCCGACCAGGTGGAGATCCCCAACCTCGTCCGGTACTCGTACTCCGACGCGAAGGCGCTGCTCGAGGGCAAGGGCCTGACGGTCAAGAAGGAGACCCAGGACAGCACCGAGGCCAAGGACACCGTGCTGAACACCAACCCGCCGGCCGGCACGCCGGTCGACGTCGGATCGAGCGTCACGCTGATCGTGTCGAAGGGTCAGGTCGAGGTGCCCAACGTCGTCGGCATGGACGTCGAGGACGCCAAGAGCGCGCTGGAGGACGTCGGCCTGAAGTCACAGGTCACCGAGGACCCCAACTCGACGTCACCGGAGAACCAGATCACGGCGCAGTCCGTGGGCGGCGGCACGATGGTCTCGCCCGGCTCGACGATCCGGCTGACGGTCTCGACCAACCGCGGGGACGGCGGTGGGGACGAGCCCACGACGCCCGGTGGGGACACCGACGAGCCGCCGACCCCCGGCGACGGTGACACCAACGGCGGAGTGTTCGGCGACTGA
- a CDS encoding peptidoglycan D,D-transpeptidase FtsI family protein: MNKPIRNLGIACLVMFLALLVNINYVQFVEADSLNAKNGNKRVINEEFSRDRGSILVDGKPIAESVKSKDEYKYQRKYPEGGLYAPITGYFSYVFGRSGLENSENRVLSGSDDRLFVNRVVDLLSNKQPKGGSVEVTIDPLAQKTAADGLEALGKGTKGAVAAINPKTGAILAMVSQPSYNPNSLASHDFAKVQKTWQRLTTDDDQPMLNRTTQQTLPPGSTFKLVTAAAALENGVVDDIDDKVKAGARLSFGGGITYTLPNENGGNCGGDRITFEQALNVSCNVAFGALALKVGQKDLAAQAAKFGFGTDPLSGLPMNPSRFTSADTTLEQPQLAQSGIGQYEVAATPLQMAMVAGAIANDGNVMKPYIVDTVRAPNLRVLDKTQPQRHSEAVSPTTARKLREMMVSTVKVGTATSAQIPGIEVGAKTGTAQSTADRPPYAWFVSYAKDGDDEVAVAVLVESSNTARSEIAGGRLAGPIAKSVMEAVLGK; this comes from the coding sequence ATGAACAAACCGATCCGCAACCTCGGCATCGCCTGCCTCGTGATGTTCCTGGCGCTCCTGGTCAACATCAACTACGTCCAGTTCGTCGAGGCCGACAGCCTCAACGCCAAGAACGGCAACAAGCGCGTCATCAACGAGGAGTTCTCCCGCGACCGCGGCTCGATCCTCGTCGACGGCAAGCCGATCGCCGAGAGCGTCAAGTCCAAGGACGAGTACAAGTACCAGCGCAAGTACCCCGAGGGTGGGCTGTACGCCCCGATCACCGGCTACTTCTCGTACGTCTTCGGGCGCAGCGGGCTGGAGAACTCCGAGAACCGGGTGCTGTCCGGCAGCGACGACCGGTTGTTCGTCAACCGCGTCGTGGACCTGCTGTCCAACAAGCAGCCCAAGGGCGGCAGCGTCGAGGTGACGATCGACCCGCTCGCGCAGAAGACCGCGGCCGACGGCCTTGAGGCGCTCGGCAAGGGCACCAAGGGTGCCGTCGCGGCGATCAACCCCAAGACCGGCGCGATCCTGGCGATGGTGAGCCAGCCGTCGTACAACCCCAACAGCCTCGCGAGCCACGATTTCGCGAAGGTGCAGAAGACGTGGCAGAGGCTGACCACGGACGACGACCAGCCCATGCTCAACCGGACGACCCAGCAGACCCTGCCGCCCGGCTCCACGTTCAAGCTCGTGACGGCGGCCGCGGCCCTGGAGAACGGCGTCGTCGACGACATCGACGACAAGGTCAAGGCCGGCGCCCGCCTGTCGTTCGGCGGAGGCATCACCTACACGCTGCCGAACGAGAACGGCGGCAACTGCGGCGGCGACCGCATCACGTTCGAGCAGGCGCTCAACGTGTCCTGCAACGTCGCCTTCGGCGCCCTGGCGCTCAAGGTCGGCCAGAAGGACCTCGCCGCGCAGGCCGCGAAGTTCGGCTTCGGCACCGACCCGCTCTCCGGCCTGCCGATGAACCCCAGCCGCTTCACCTCCGCCGACACCACGCTCGAGCAGCCGCAGCTGGCCCAGTCGGGCATCGGCCAGTACGAGGTCGCCGCCACGCCGCTGCAGATGGCCATGGTCGCCGGAGCGATCGCCAACGACGGCAACGTCATGAAGCCGTACATCGTCGACACCGTCCGTGCCCCCAACCTCCGCGTCCTCGACAAGACCCAGCCGCAGCGCCACAGCGAGGCGGTCAGCCCGACCACCGCACGCAAGCTGCGGGAGATGATGGTCAGCACGGTCAAGGTCGGCACCGCCACCTCCGCGCAGATTCCGGGCATCGAGGTCGGGGCCAAGACCGGCACCGCCCAGTCCACTGCGGACCGGCCGCCGTACGCCTGGTTCGTCTCGTACGCCAAGGACGGCGACGACGAGGTCGCAGTGGCCGTGCTCGTCGAGTCGAGCAACACCGCCCGCAGCGAGATCGCCGGCGGACGCCTCGCCGGTCCCATCGCCAAGTCCGTGATGGAGGCAGTGCTCGGCAAATGA
- a CDS encoding FtsW/RodA/SpoVE family cell cycle protein: MTTPVWVPRKRRGAEFFLTVLAVFIGIAAYASVGLGVEGTIPADTYKLGGALIVVAIATHLVVRRVAPYADPVLLPLVIALNGLGLAMIYRIDLGYQQVNPDWKALANGQLMWTGFGIVAFALVLIVVRDHRRLQTLTYTFGFAAIVLLILPLLPGIGRNIRGARIWIGLGPFSFQPGEAAKICLAIFFAGYLVVKRDALALAGRRVAGIDLPRGRDLGPILAGWLLSMGILIFQRDLGSSLLFFGLFVVLLYIATERPGWLVVGGVLFAAGAYLSYLAFGHVQVRVNAWLDPFSDPDRNYQVINGLFGLAHGGILGQGLGQGSPNLTPFGFSDFIAASLGEELGLTGLMAVLLIYGLIVERGLRIALTCRDAFGKLLAAGLALSIAIQVFVVVGGVTRLIPLTGLTTPFLAQGGSSIVMNWAIIGLLLRISDQTRRPAPEISAFESDEPTQVVKLS, from the coding sequence ATGACGACCCCCGTCTGGGTCCCCCGCAAGCGCAGAGGGGCAGAGTTCTTCCTGACCGTCCTGGCGGTCTTCATCGGCATCGCCGCGTACGCCTCGGTGGGCCTCGGCGTCGAGGGCACGATCCCGGCCGACACCTACAAGCTCGGCGGCGCGCTGATCGTCGTCGCGATCGCGACCCACCTCGTGGTGCGCCGGGTCGCGCCGTACGCCGATCCGGTGCTCCTGCCGCTGGTCATTGCACTGAACGGCCTCGGTCTGGCGATGATCTATCGCATCGACCTGGGCTACCAGCAGGTCAACCCCGACTGGAAGGCGCTCGCCAACGGTCAGCTGATGTGGACCGGTTTCGGCATCGTGGCGTTCGCCCTCGTCCTCATCGTGGTCCGCGACCACCGTCGCCTGCAGACGCTGACGTACACGTTCGGCTTCGCCGCGATCGTCCTGCTGATCCTCCCGCTGCTGCCCGGCATCGGTCGCAACATCCGCGGCGCGCGCATCTGGATCGGTCTCGGCCCGTTCAGCTTCCAGCCCGGCGAGGCCGCGAAGATCTGCCTGGCGATCTTCTTCGCCGGCTACCTGGTGGTCAAGCGCGACGCCCTCGCGCTCGCGGGTCGTCGCGTCGCCGGCATCGACCTGCCGCGTGGCCGCGATCTCGGCCCGATCCTCGCCGGCTGGCTGCTGAGCATGGGCATCCTCATCTTCCAGCGCGACCTCGGCTCGTCGCTGCTGTTCTTCGGCCTGTTCGTGGTGCTGCTCTACATCGCGACCGAGCGGCCCGGCTGGCTCGTCGTGGGCGGCGTGCTGTTCGCCGCCGGCGCCTACCTGAGCTACCTCGCGTTCGGCCACGTGCAGGTGCGCGTCAACGCCTGGCTCGACCCGTTCTCGGACCCCGACCGCAACTACCAGGTCATCAACGGCCTGTTCGGGCTCGCCCACGGCGGGATCCTGGGCCAGGGGCTCGGCCAGGGCAGCCCCAACCTCACGCCGTTCGGCTTCTCGGACTTCATCGCCGCGTCTCTCGGCGAGGAGCTCGGGCTCACCGGACTCATGGCGGTCCTGCTCATCTACGGGCTCATCGTCGAGCGCGGCCTGCGGATCGCCCTGACCTGCCGTGACGCGTTCGGCAAGCTGCTCGCCGCGGGCCTGGCGCTGTCGATCGCGATCCAGGTGTTCGTCGTCGTCGGCGGCGTCACCCGACTGATCCCGCTGACCGGCCTGACCACGCCGTTCCTGGCCCAGGGCGGCTCGTCGATCGTGATGAACTGGGCCATCATCGGCCTGCTGCTGCGCATCAGTGACCAGACGCGGCGGCCCGCCCCGGAGATCTCCGCGTTCGAGAGCGACGAGCCGACCCAGGTGGTGAAGCTGTCATGA
- a CDS encoding PP2C family protein-serine/threonine phosphatase, producing the protein MTALTYRYVALTDTGLRRSTNQDSGYASDRLLAIADGMGGAAAGDLASSEAMHIIRRLDRDLDVSAIDALDQSVKLANDRLGELIREDPAVEGMGTTLEVMVWDGEKLAVAHLGDSRAYRLRGGTLTQISTDHTFVQSLVEEGKISRAEARVHPHRSLLLRALLGRDDNAADLSWIQPMLGDRYLLCSDGLTDMVEDDVIQRALSAETIDMAATELVRLALEAGGVDNVTVVIAEFVEKGTEPDPHLSSSDGQPQLVGAAANQARPRTGTASSGSDSAVELDPEELRYAPQPPARRRWFRWTAAIVVVAAILAAGGAYAYNWSQDQFYVAASEGRVAIYRGVQVDIPGITLSHVDELTDIELSSLSDFQRREIEDGVEASSKADARRTVAELDVIAPTPTPTPTPTRKSTPAPSRTTKTPTSANVVWMP; encoded by the coding sequence ATGACAGCCCTGACCTATCGATACGTCGCGCTCACCGACACCGGTCTGCGCCGCTCGACCAACCAGGACTCCGGCTACGCCAGCGACCGGCTGCTGGCGATCGCGGACGGCATGGGCGGCGCGGCTGCCGGTGACCTGGCCTCGTCCGAGGCGATGCACATCATTCGCCGGCTCGACCGCGACCTCGACGTCAGCGCGATCGACGCGCTCGACCAGTCGGTCAAGCTCGCCAACGACCGCCTCGGCGAGCTCATCCGCGAGGACCCCGCCGTCGAGGGCATGGGCACGACGCTCGAGGTCATGGTCTGGGACGGCGAGAAGCTGGCCGTCGCCCACCTCGGCGACTCCCGGGCGTACCGCCTCCGCGGCGGCACCCTCACCCAGATCAGCACCGACCACACGTTCGTCCAGAGCCTGGTCGAGGAGGGCAAGATCTCCCGCGCGGAGGCCCGGGTCCACCCGCACCGCTCCCTGCTGCTCAGGGCGCTGCTGGGTCGCGACGACAACGCCGCGGACCTCAGCTGGATCCAGCCGATGCTCGGTGACCGCTACCTGCTGTGCAGCGACGGCCTGACCGACATGGTCGAGGACGACGTCATCCAACGCGCGCTGAGCGCCGAGACGATCGACATGGCCGCGACCGAGCTCGTCCGCCTCGCGCTGGAGGCCGGCGGCGTCGACAACGTCACCGTGGTGATCGCCGAGTTCGTCGAGAAGGGCACCGAGCCCGACCCGCACCTGTCGTCGTCGGACGGGCAGCCCCAGCTCGTGGGCGCGGCCGCCAACCAGGCCCGCCCGCGCACGGGCACGGCGTCCAGCGGCAGCGACTCCGCCGTCGAGCTCGATCCCGAGGAGCTCCGGTACGCGCCGCAGCCGCCCGCGCGTCGACGCTGGTTCCGCTGGACCGCGGCGATCGTGGTCGTGGCGGCCATCCTCGCGGCGGGCGGGGCGTACGCCTACAACTGGTCACAGGACCAGTTCTACGTCGCCGCGAGCGAGGGTCGGGTCGCGATCTACCGCGGCGTCCAGGTCGACATCCCCGGCATCACCCTGTCGCACGTCGACGAGCTGACCGACATCGAGCTGTCCTCCCTCAGCGACTTCCAGCGCCGCGAGATCGAGGACGGCGTCGAGGCCTCCAGCAAGGCCGACGCCCGCCGCACCGTGGCCGAGCTCGACGTCATCGCACCCACCCCGACCCCGACACCCACACCCACGCGCAAGTCCACGCCCGCGCCGTCCCGGACGACCAAGACGCCGACCTCGGCCAACGTGGTGTGGATGCCATGA
- a CDS encoding FHA domain-containing protein FhaB/FipA produces MSELTLTLIKLGFLAVLWLFVLSAVSVIRSDIFGTKAPATPRPAKQKAPSTKSRKTPRGVPTKLQVVSGPNTGQSVPLGDKPILLGRGTDAAIRLDDDYVSTRHARFATNGEQWFVEDLGSTNGTYLGSQRITTPIPIGLGIQVRLGKTIVELQK; encoded by the coding sequence ATGTCCGAGCTCACGCTGACGCTGATCAAGCTCGGCTTCCTTGCCGTGCTGTGGCTCTTCGTCCTCTCCGCCGTCTCGGTCATCCGCTCGGACATCTTCGGCACCAAGGCGCCGGCGACCCCGCGGCCCGCCAAGCAGAAGGCGCCGTCGACCAAGTCCCGCAAGACCCCGCGCGGCGTGCCGACCAAGCTGCAGGTCGTCTCCGGCCCCAACACCGGACAGAGCGTCCCGCTCGGCGACAAGCCGATCCTGCTGGGACGCGGGACCGACGCCGCGATCCGCCTCGACGACGACTACGTCTCGACCCGGCACGCGCGCTTCGCGACCAACGGCGAGCAGTGGTTCGTCGAGGACCTCGGGTCGACGAACGGCACCTACCTCGGGAGCCAGCGCATCACGACTCCCATCCCGATCGGCCTCGGCATCCAGGTCCGGCTGGGCAAGACCATCGTCGAGCTGCAGAAGTAG
- a CDS encoding FhaA domain-containing protein: MAGVLQRFEQRLEGAVTGAFARAFRSAVQPVEIAAALQREVDNSAHILSRDRMLVPNDFTVELSPPDYERLNPFSTTLTDELSTLVKEHVVEQRYTLAGPLEITLKRTGELSTGRFRVRSRTNASVTPVAGQRMTETAVRSSNVVIEVNGMKHPLQAPGVVIGRGNEADLKIDDPGISRRHAQIKIHQSGDETTVTIVDLNSTNGVILNGHKVSTAVVTDGSEIRLGNTVIVIRMSEAH; the protein is encoded by the coding sequence ATGGCGGGGGTGCTGCAGCGTTTCGAGCAACGACTCGAGGGAGCGGTCACCGGCGCGTTCGCCCGTGCCTTCCGCAGCGCCGTGCAGCCCGTCGAGATCGCCGCGGCCCTGCAGCGCGAGGTCGACAACTCGGCCCACATCCTCTCCCGCGATCGCATGCTCGTCCCGAACGACTTCACGGTCGAGCTGTCGCCGCCCGACTACGAACGCCTCAACCCGTTCAGCACCACGCTGACCGACGAGCTGTCCACGCTCGTCAAGGAGCACGTGGTGGAGCAGCGCTACACGCTGGCCGGGCCGCTGGAGATCACGTTGAAGCGCACCGGTGAGCTCAGCACCGGACGGTTCCGGGTGCGCAGCCGCACCAACGCGTCCGTGACCCCCGTGGCCGGCCAGCGCATGACCGAGACGGCGGTCCGCTCGTCCAACGTCGTGATCGAGGTCAACGGCATGAAGCACCCGCTGCAGGCGCCGGGTGTGGTCATCGGGCGCGGCAACGAGGCGGACCTCAAGATCGACGACCCCGGCATCTCCCGCCGCCACGCCCAGATCAAGATCCACCAGAGCGGAGACGAGACCACCGTGACGATCGTGGATCTCAACTCGACGAACGGAGTCATCCTGAACGGCCACAAGGTCTCGACCGCGGTCGTCACCGACGGCTCGGAGATCCGCCTGGGCAACACCGTCATCGTCATCCGCATGAGCGAGGCGCACTGA
- a CDS encoding sugar porter family MFS transporter — protein MSQTQTQDEAQPKALNGLMLMVAMVSAVSGLLYGYDTGIISGALLQIGDEFDTGHAMEQSIAAGILLGAVIGALTCSLLSERWGRHKTILLICVVFIVGSLACSIAPSAVLLALARVLLGFAVGGATQTVPMYVAEMAPAAIRGRLVLCFQLAIGVGIVIATLVGASEQVDWRISIGAAAAPALAMLILQLRLPESPRWLVKQGRKDDAKAVLERVRPEGFNISEELGDIVELEKRKKETKRSNRGWSGLRQPWVRPALIVGCGIAAFTQLSGIEMIIYYAPTILTDNGFSTSAALRVSVALGVTYLIMMIVGLIIVDKVGRRRLTLIMVPGAAIALFVLGALFVTDNAGKDNIPFVIACLIVFMLFNAGGLQLMGWLTGSEIYPLAVRGAGTSVQSATLWSTNLLITLTLLTMIDTFGVGQVFWLYGLFNVAAWVFVWRLLPELTGHSLEDIEKHLQDGEFSPKDFAEHPKSKIVGAEA, from the coding sequence ATGAGCCAGACGCAGACGCAGGACGAGGCACAGCCCAAGGCGCTCAACGGCCTGATGCTGATGGTCGCGATGGTGTCTGCCGTCAGCGGGCTGCTGTACGGCTACGACACCGGCATCATCTCCGGCGCGCTGCTGCAGATCGGCGACGAGTTCGACACCGGTCACGCGATGGAGCAGTCCATCGCCGCCGGCATCCTGCTGGGCGCGGTCATCGGCGCCCTGACGTGCAGCCTGCTGTCCGAGCGCTGGGGCCGGCACAAGACCATCCTGCTGATCTGCGTGGTGTTCATCGTCGGCAGCCTCGCGTGCTCGATCGCACCGAGCGCGGTCCTCCTCGCGCTGGCCCGCGTGCTGCTGGGCTTCGCGGTCGGCGGCGCGACCCAGACCGTCCCGATGTACGTCGCCGAGATGGCGCCGGCAGCCATCCGCGGGCGCCTCGTCCTGTGCTTCCAGCTCGCGATCGGCGTCGGCATCGTGATCGCCACCCTGGTCGGCGCCTCCGAGCAGGTCGACTGGCGCATCTCGATCGGTGCCGCGGCCGCTCCCGCGCTGGCGATGCTCATCCTGCAGCTCCGGCTGCCCGAGAGCCCCCGCTGGCTGGTCAAGCAGGGCCGCAAGGACGACGCCAAGGCGGTGCTCGAGCGCGTGCGCCCCGAGGGCTTCAACATCTCCGAGGAGCTCGGGGACATCGTGGAGCTGGAGAAGCGCAAGAAGGAGACCAAGCGCAGCAACCGCGGCTGGAGCGGCCTCCGCCAGCCGTGGGTCCGACCCGCGCTGATCGTGGGATGCGGCATCGCCGCCTTCACCCAGCTGTCCGGCATCGAGATGATCATCTACTACGCGCCGACGATCCTGACGGACAACGGCTTCTCGACCTCCGCCGCCCTGCGCGTGAGCGTCGCACTGGGCGTGACCTACCTGATCATGATGATCGTCGGCCTGATCATCGTCGACAAGGTCGGCCGTCGCCGGCTGACGCTGATCATGGTGCCCGGCGCAGCGATCGCCCTGTTCGTCCTCGGCGCGCTGTTCGTCACCGACAACGCGGGCAAGGACAACATCCCGTTCGTCATCGCCTGCCTGATCGTGTTCATGCTGTTCAACGCCGGCGGTCTGCAGCTCATGGGCTGGCTCACCGGCTCGGAGATCTACCCGCTCGCCGTCCGCGGCGCGGGGACGAGCGTGCAGTCGGCCACCCTGTGGTCCACCAACCTTCTGATCACGCTGACCCTGCTCACGATGATCGACACGTTCGGCGTCGGTCAGGTGTTCTGGCTCTACGGCCTGTTCAACGTCGCGGCGTGGGTCTTCGTGTGGCGCCTGCTGCCCGAGCTCACGGGGCACAGCCTCGAGGACATCGAGAAGCACCTGCAGGACGGCGAGTTCAGCCCGAAGGACTTCGCCGAGCACCCCAAGAGCAAGATCGTGGGCGCCGAGGCCTGA
- a CDS encoding mycothiol transferase, with the protein MSTAADILADAFGRIGEGAEIAVDGLSPEDLAHRIAPDANTIGWLVWHLLRVQDAQIADVAGTDEVWTSAGWQQRFGLPFDAAETGYGQSSDEVGAVTTTSELLVGYARAVTQVTQEYVNALSNDDLDRIVDESWDPPVTLAVRLVSILDDDLKHLGQAEYVKGLL; encoded by the coding sequence ATGAGCACCGCCGCGGACATCCTCGCCGACGCGTTCGGTCGCATCGGCGAAGGAGCGGAGATCGCGGTCGACGGGCTCTCACCCGAGGACCTCGCGCATCGCATCGCCCCGGACGCCAACACCATCGGCTGGCTGGTCTGGCACCTCCTGCGGGTGCAGGACGCGCAGATCGCTGACGTCGCCGGCACCGACGAGGTCTGGACCTCGGCGGGCTGGCAGCAGCGCTTCGGTCTGCCGTTCGACGCCGCGGAGACCGGCTACGGCCAGTCCAGCGACGAGGTCGGCGCCGTCACGACGACGTCCGAGCTGCTCGTCGGCTACGCCCGCGCGGTCACCCAGGTGACCCAGGAGTACGTCAACGCCCTCAGCAACGACGACCTCGACCGCATCGTCGACGAGTCGTGGGACCCGCCCGTGACGCTGGCCGTCCGGCTGGTCAGCATCCTCGACGACGACCTGAAGCACCTCGGCCAGGCCGAGTACGTCAAGGGCCTGCTCTGA
- a CDS encoding DUF4235 domain-containing protein: MPATRTPSTSAKILYRPVGLVSSIVGGLVASLLFKQIWKRVSAGEDADPPGPLQSEYDFKEILVAAVLQGAIYSVVKAVIQRQGAKGFQRATGEWPGS, translated from the coding sequence ATGCCAGCCACGAGAACACCCAGCACGTCCGCCAAGATCCTCTACCGGCCGGTCGGGCTCGTCAGCTCGATCGTCGGCGGACTCGTCGCCAGCCTGCTGTTCAAGCAGATCTGGAAACGCGTGAGCGCCGGCGAGGACGCGGATCCGCCCGGTCCGCTCCAGTCCGAGTACGACTTCAAGGAGATCCTGGTCGCCGCCGTGCTGCAGGGCGCGATCTACTCGGTCGTCAAGGCGGTCATCCAGCGTCAGGGCGCCAAGGGCTTCCAGCGGGCCACCGGCGAATGGCCGGGCTCATGA
- a CDS encoding type 1 glutamine amidotransferase domain-containing protein, whose product MSALTGKKIAFLTSQVGVEKVELTSPWQAVLDAGGTPSLIAPAKEPVQSMVGDVDKDETFDPDLTVSEASADDFDALILPGGTVNADKVRADADSVALVKSFVDASKPIAAICHGPWALVEAGVLPGKTLTSFPSLRTDITNAGGTWVDETVFHCSASGWDLVTSRNPDDLDAFNSTLTDVFAKA is encoded by the coding sequence ATGTCTGCACTCACCGGCAAGAAGATTGCATTCCTGACCTCGCAGGTCGGCGTCGAGAAGGTCGAGCTCACCTCTCCGTGGCAGGCCGTCCTCGATGCCGGAGGGACCCCGTCGCTGATCGCTCCCGCGAAGGAGCCGGTCCAGTCGATGGTGGGTGACGTCGACAAGGACGAGACCTTCGACCCGGACCTGACCGTCTCCGAGGCCTCCGCGGACGACTTCGACGCGCTGATCCTGCCCGGCGGCACCGTGAACGCCGACAAGGTGCGCGCCGATGCCGACTCAGTCGCGCTGGTGAAGTCGTTCGTCGACGCGAGCAAGCCGATCGCGGCCATCTGTCACGGACCGTGGGCGCTGGTCGAGGCCGGCGTCCTGCCGGGCAAGACGCTGACCTCGTTCCCGAGCCTGCGCACCGACATCACCAACGCAGGCGGCACGTGGGTCGACGAGACCGTCTTCCACTGCTCGGCGTCGGGCTGGGACCTCGTCACGTCCCGCAACCCCGACGACCTGGACGCGTTCAACTCCACCCTCACCGACGTCTTCGCGAAAGCCTGA
- a CDS encoding WhiB family transcriptional regulator: MVNVNRLPGPMMDAYEWQYQGVCMGVDSSVFFSPEAERGAKRERREQAAKQLCMRCPVIEQCREHALRVREPYGVWGGMTEGERAAVVRQEKIAS; this comes from the coding sequence ATGGTCAACGTCAATCGCCTCCCCGGACCCATGATGGACGCCTACGAGTGGCAGTACCAAGGCGTGTGCATGGGGGTCGACAGCTCCGTCTTCTTCTCGCCCGAGGCCGAGCGAGGAGCCAAACGTGAGCGACGTGAGCAGGCCGCCAAGCAGCTGTGCATGCGGTGCCCCGTCATCGAGCAGTGCCGCGAGCACGCGCTCCGCGTCCGTGAGCCCTATGGCGTGTGGGGCGGCATGACCGAGGGCGAACGCGCCGCCGTGGTCCGGCAGGAAAAGATCGCCAGCTGA